A genomic window from Cytobacillus suaedae includes:
- a CDS encoding acetyl-CoA C-acetyltransferase, whose product MGKTVIVSGVRTPFGKLGGALSTLSASDLGGIAVKEALNRAGVDPANVGEVILGTVLQGGQGQIPSRQAARKAGIPWEVQTETINKVCASGLRSVTLADQIIRAGDEEVIVAGGMESMSNAPYILPKARFGLRMGDANVVDLMVHDGLTCSFNGVHMGTYGNGTAEELELTREAQDEWAYTSHQRAVAAIEAGKLAEEIVAVELIGRKGDITVVDQDEAPRKDTSVEKLAKLGPVFGPEGTITAGNAPGINDGAAALVLMSEERAAKEGKEPIATILGHAAIAVEAKDFPKTPGLVINELLKKTGKTVDEIDLFEVNEAFAAVTLASGKIAGLDPEKVNVNGGAVALGHPIGASGARIIITLIHELKRRGGGIGIASICSGGGQGDAIMIQV is encoded by the coding sequence ATGGGGAAAACAGTGATTGTAAGTGGTGTGCGTACTCCGTTTGGAAAATTAGGAGGTGCTCTTAGCACGCTTTCTGCTTCTGATTTAGGTGGGATTGCAGTAAAAGAGGCTCTTAACCGTGCAGGAGTGGATCCTGCAAATGTAGGTGAAGTGATTCTAGGTACTGTTTTACAAGGCGGACAAGGACAAATTCCTTCGCGTCAGGCAGCGCGTAAAGCTGGAATTCCGTGGGAAGTACAAACGGAAACAATTAATAAGGTATGTGCATCTGGACTTCGCAGTGTCACACTTGCAGATCAAATCATCCGTGCAGGTGATGAAGAAGTAATTGTTGCAGGTGGTATGGAATCGATGAGCAATGCACCTTATATCTTACCAAAAGCACGCTTTGGTCTTCGTATGGGAGATGCCAACGTTGTTGACTTGATGGTACATGATGGATTGACTTGTAGCTTTAACGGTGTTCACATGGGCACATATGGAAACGGAACAGCTGAAGAACTTGAATTAACACGTGAGGCACAGGATGAGTGGGCGTATACAAGCCATCAACGTGCGGTTGCTGCAATCGAAGCTGGTAAACTAGCTGAAGAAATTGTTGCTGTTGAGTTAATAGGACGTAAAGGCGATATCACTGTAGTCGATCAAGATGAGGCTCCTCGTAAAGATACATCAGTTGAAAAGCTTGCTAAGCTTGGACCTGTTTTCGGCCCTGAGGGAACCATCACAGCCGGAAATGCACCTGGAATCAATGATGGTGCAGCAGCCCTTGTTTTAATGAGTGAGGAGCGTGCTGCGAAAGAAGGGAAAGAACCTATAGCTACAATCCTTGGCCATGCAGCCATTGCAGTGGAAGCAAAGGATTTTCCAAAGACACCAGGTTTAGTCATTAATGAGCTTCTTAAGAAAACAGGTAAAACAGTCGATGAGATTGATTTGTTTGAAGTAAACGAAGCATTTGCTGCAGTAACGTTAGCTAGTGGAAAAATTGCAGGACTTGACCCTGAAAAAGTAAACGTAAATGGTGGGGCAGTTGCATTAGGACACCCAATCGGTGCTAGTGGAGCACGTATCATCATTACACTTATTCACGAATTAAAACGAAGAGGTGGCGGAATCGGAATTGCCTCGATTTGTTCAGGTGGTGGGCAAGGCGACGCGATTATGATTCAAGTGTAG
- a CDS encoding (Fe-S)-binding protein translates to MGTTLLVINFIAFLAVTAYAVYLFAYLIKTRTEYIKLGKKIEFDRKFKERFDKIWVNVFGQKKLLKDKKSGIIHVMFFYGFILVQFGAIDFIIKGLVPGAHLPLGPLYPAFTFFQEIVTFMILVAVVWAFHRRYVEKLVRLKRGFKSGLVLLFIGGLMLSVLLGNGMGLVWHDHDLTWSEPIASGFAFILAWIGETASIVVFYIAWWIHLLFLLTFLVYVPQSKHAHLIAGPVNVFFGRLSNPGKLEAINFEDETQETFGVGKIEDFKQTQLIDLYACVECGRCTNMCPATGTGKMLSPMDLIVKLRDHLTEKGAVVTSRAPWVPTVAFSNTKGNQLALASAGQGAEETAVTLEMAYNPSLIGDVITEEEIWACTTCRNCEDQCPVMNEHVDKIIDLRRYLVLTEGKMDADAQRAMTNIERQGNPWGLNRKEKENWREAREDVVVPTVKELKKAGEEFEYLFWVGSMGAFDNRSQKIALSFAKLLNEAGVKFAILGNKEKNSGDTPRRLGNEFLFQELATGNIDEFEKNEVKKIVTIDPHAYNIFKNEYPDFGLKAEVFHHTEVLAQLVKEGRLIPKYEVKETITYHDSCYLGRYNEVYDQPRDILKAIPGVTLIEMERNRDTGMCCGAGGGLMWMEEDTGSRINVARTEQALAIQPSVISSGCPYCLTMLSDGTKAKEVEEEVGTFDIAELLEKSVVGETKEIAS, encoded by the coding sequence ATGGGTACTACATTATTAGTTATTAACTTCATTGCATTCTTGGCTGTAACCGCTTACGCTGTTTATTTATTTGCGTATTTGATTAAGACAAGAACGGAATATATCAAGCTCGGTAAAAAAATCGAATTTGATCGTAAATTCAAAGAGCGCTTCGATAAAATCTGGGTCAACGTATTCGGCCAGAAGAAGCTTTTAAAGGACAAAAAGAGTGGAATTATCCACGTCATGTTCTTTTATGGTTTCATCTTAGTTCAATTTGGAGCAATTGATTTCATTATTAAAGGTTTAGTTCCAGGAGCACATCTCCCACTAGGGCCGTTGTATCCTGCGTTTACATTTTTCCAAGAAATCGTAACATTTATGATTTTAGTTGCAGTAGTGTGGGCTTTCCACCGTCGCTATGTTGAAAAATTAGTTCGTTTAAAAAGAGGTTTTAAATCAGGATTGGTTTTACTTTTCATTGGTGGACTAATGCTTTCTGTTTTATTAGGAAATGGTATGGGACTTGTATGGCATGACCATGACTTAACTTGGAGCGAGCCTATTGCATCCGGATTTGCGTTTATTTTAGCATGGATTGGTGAAACAGCTTCCATCGTAGTATTCTACATTGCTTGGTGGATTCACTTATTGTTCTTATTAACTTTCTTAGTTTATGTGCCACAATCCAAGCATGCTCACTTAATTGCTGGACCAGTTAACGTTTTCTTTGGACGTTTATCAAACCCTGGTAAGCTTGAAGCAATTAATTTCGAGGATGAAACACAAGAAACATTTGGTGTTGGTAAAATTGAAGATTTCAAGCAAACTCAATTAATCGATTTATATGCCTGTGTTGAGTGTGGACGCTGTACAAACATGTGTCCAGCAACTGGAACAGGAAAAATGCTTTCACCGATGGACTTAATTGTAAAATTACGTGACCACTTAACAGAAAAAGGTGCAGTTGTTACATCAAGAGCTCCTTGGGTACCAACAGTTGCATTTTCAAATACAAAAGGTAACCAATTGGCATTGGCTTCTGCTGGTCAAGGTGCAGAAGAGACAGCCGTAACACTTGAAATGGCTTACAATCCAAGCTTAATTGGTGATGTTATCACAGAAGAAGAAATTTGGGCCTGTACGACCTGTCGTAACTGTGAAGACCAATGTCCAGTTATGAATGAGCACGTTGATAAAATTATCGACCTACGTCGTTACTTAGTTTTAACTGAAGGTAAAATGGATGCGGATGCTCAACGTGCAATGACAAACATCGAGCGTCAAGGAAATCCTTGGGGACTTAACCGTAAAGAAAAAGAAAACTGGCGTGAAGCTCGCGAGGATGTAGTGGTTCCAACTGTAAAAGAGCTTAAAAAAGCTGGCGAAGAGTTCGAATATCTATTCTGGGTTGGATCAATGGGTGCATTCGATAACCGTAGCCAAAAGATTGCATTATCATTTGCGAAGTTATTAAACGAAGCTGGTGTGAAGTTTGCGATCTTAGGAAACAAAGAGAAAAACTCAGGAGATACACCTCGTCGTTTAGGAAATGAGTTCTTATTCCAAGAGCTTGCTACAGGAAACATTGATGAGTTTGAGAAAAATGAAGTGAAGAAGATTGTAACGATTGATCCACATGCTTACAACATCTTCAAAAATGAGTATCCTGATTTCGGCTTAAAAGCTGAAGTTTTCCACCACACTGAGGTTCTTGCTCAGCTAGTGAAGGAAGGAAGACTAATTCCTAAATATGAAGTAAAAGAAACAATTACGTATCATGATTCTTGTTATTTAGGTAGATACAATGAAGTGTATGACCAACCTCGTGACATTTTAAAAGCAATTCCAGGTGTTACGTTAATCGAGATGGAACGTAACCGTGATACAGGAATGTGTTGTGGAGCAGGTGGAGGACTCATGTGGATGGAAGAAGACACAGGAAGTCGTATCAACGTGGCAAGAACTGAACAGGCACTTGCGATTCAACCAAGTGTAATCAGCTCAGGTTGTCCTTACTGCTTAACGATGTTAAGTGATGGAACGAAGGCGAAGGAAGTAGAAGAAGAAGTTGGCACATTTGATATTGCTGAACTTCTTGAAAAATCAGTCGTGGGTGAAACAAAAGAAATTGCTTCATAA